In Silene latifolia isolate original U9 population chromosome 6, ASM4854445v1, whole genome shotgun sequence, the genomic window AGTTCTAAAAAATTAAACTCTATAAATTTTATTCGGTTTaattaagtaaaaaaaaaaccATGGCCTAATTTATATGGGCTAGTTTCAAGATCATGTCTTACTCAATAATGGAATGAAAGTTTGTATATCTTATCTTAATAAATACAGAAACATTTCATGCATCCACATTGATCCACGTCACCTTATGcagttttctttttcttttttgtttttttcccaTAAAATAAATAGTGGGCCCCATTTGTCAGTTGGTTGAATTAATTTCTTTTTCATTACAGATTTATCGTGTTTATAATCGGATAAGTTATACGCACCAAAAAAAATAATCTGATATAATAATtcttatttctttaattttacaattttagaacattaagaacattaagtaaataatataatataaaatatCAATACAATGTTCccaaaaattgaacaaattaaaaTTGATAGAataaagcataaaaattgatAGTTATAAAAAATTACGGAGTAGTTACATAAATCTTAAATAATTTTTTAAGCATACAATTACCAGATTTACTTATTTTCtaattctaaaaaaaaattaccatttaATTCTCATGAAGTATAtctattaccaaaaaaaaaataacgtgatatttttttttataaataatgaaaaataataaaaaaaaaatcttaaagAATTACGTCAAGAAGGAAAAATAATGAATTCATTACTGTCGctaaaaaaataaaactaaaagaaatagagtataaaatattcatgtattttgaTTAATATTTTTTAAATGTTAACCATTATATCAATGTTTTTAAAAATATACCCGTACAATTTTACACGGGTTGAAAACTAGTTGTAATTTAATTCTACAGATTGTAAGTGGTTATACTTTTCTTTCAAACATGTGAGGATGCAAAATTAAGTTAAATTGTTTACGTGTGATCAGGCCACCATCTATTTTAATTGCCTAGAAGGTGCGACTTGGAAACCATATGTTGAAACGCAAGTCACATTTGATCCAATCGATTCAAGTTGTAGGCCTCCCTTGTGATGAAAAATCGTTGCTCTTAGGCCTACTTCCATCTCCCTTGTTCTAGATCATAATCGCGTCATCTTTATGCTTGAGTGGTTACGACTTATCGTAATATTTCATACTTTGGACTAATACATTTTTGTTGCCATCTATACAGAACAACGGTTAAGGGAATCTAATTCTAATGTTAACGGGATTTGAACAGAagttgtaattatcatttcataaGAATTATAAATTTAGgaccgaaaaagaaaaaaaaattatagctTCAACGGTTGAACTAATTAACATGTGCGCAATAATACTCTGAAAGTGTGTaaataagacatgtcacatgtctgTGCTTAATACTTTTAACAAATAAAGAGTTTTACTAAAAAAGAGCTAGAAAGACGCAAAGAAAAATACATGTTTTACAAGAGACTTACACATATTTCTAACGTACCGATAATGAACTCTACAACATAATAAGCAAACAAATGTGTAAAACTACAAGCACTCTCGTGTCTAATTGTACAACGTGTTACTTCGTATAACTTACTGTATAGTAGTCTATAAGTCAAATGAGTTTGGCATAGTGGTTGCTCACCTCTTTCCTTAATTTTAAAGTTAGGGTTCTAGACTTTTATCCCTACCATGAAAACCGAGCAACTCTTTGACAAGCTGTTTCCTCATTTTAGGAGCCTCGAGAGAGTAATCTATTATCGGCGCTAGATACCTTgacttagaaaaaaaaaatatcatacgCCTATTTCTAATTGGGCCAAACTCAAAACAAGTTTAGATCCTCAAGATCCAGCCACTGGCCCAAAGCCCCCAAAGAGAACTCAAAGTCATCCATTGTAGGAGAATTGGTAACCGAGTTTTGACCCGAATTCGAGTCATTAATATCGGATTCCGAAGTTTGGACATTAAGACCAACACCCGGCCCAGTTATCACGCAAGGCGAATCCGGAAAATAATTAGACTCCGATGTCGTCGGGGAGCCAAATTCCAAAAACTCAACTTCGACTGAGGGCGAATTGAACGAAAAACATCGGAATATTTGGGCCTTATCCGGAGAACTGGGTTCGATCTCTACTTCGCCTTTTGGGCCTAGCCCAACAAAAACTTCTTGGGCAGGAGATATAGGGTAATGTTGTGGTGGGCTTTGGGATGATTGGGCTTTTTTTCGTTGGTATTTGGGCTGGTGGGCTGAAATTTGCCTCTTTTTGGGTTGGGCCGATTCTAGATTTGGCCCAGGGTAGCAAGTGTGTTCACCTCTGTACATTACTTGGTAAATGGATAGGTCCACATCAGATCGTTGGACTTGTTTAGAGGCCACACATCCTTTGGAGTATCGATGGGTACATCGGTAATATCCCCTGaataattttaacaaccaaatATAGTTAGTTAACAGAACTACAAAAGCGGAATAAATGAAGATGTAATATAC contains:
- the LOC141586155 gene encoding putative WRKY transcription factor 41 — translated: MENVHVFDQRAQIISELLQGLESAKQLQNQITNKSTISLCNEDDHEPFKYLSLIEKMMSTFDKTITIAQQINPINPNNHVDHLELPQNFSVSNPISQKSSLELPPSKRRKMMPRWTKTVQISPDKVFNGLEGPLDDGYSWRKYGQKGILGAKFPRGYYRCTHRYSKGCVASKQVQRSDVDLSIYQVMYRGEHTCYPGPNLESAQPKKRQISAHQPKYQRKKAQSSQSPPQHYPISPAQEVFVGLGPKGEVEIEPSSPDKAQIFRCFSFNSPSVEVEFLEFGSPTTSESNYFPDSPCVITGPGVGLNVQTSESDINDSNSGQNSVTNSPTMDDFEFSLGALGQWLDLEDLNLF